A single window of Ignavibacteriota bacterium DNA harbors:
- the lipA gene encoding lipoyl synthase: MKLNKHQRDYKDTVENDKVDLGRRPDWLKVRLPSGDNYREVLSMMRRSKLNTVCEEAKCPNLAECWNNRTATYMILGDTCTRTCGFCDVKSGRPTFLDWDEPNRVSDSVIELGLKHVVITSVNRDELQDGGAAIFSKTVELIREKNSECTVEILIPDFQGNENSFEIIMKNPPDILNHNLETVQRLYHAVRPQANYQRSLDLIKWFKNNGLKTKSGIMVGIGERKEEVLELMKDLKDNNCDIMTIGQYLQPTKNHLPVERYVTLDEFKLYREEGAKLGFTAVESGPLVRSSYHAEKHAK, translated from the coding sequence ATGAAATTAAATAAACATCAAAGAGATTATAAAGATACAGTTGAAAATGATAAAGTTGATCTGGGAAGAAGACCGGATTGGTTAAAAGTAAGATTACCTTCCGGTGATAATTATAGAGAAGTTCTTTCTATGATGCGCAGATCAAAACTGAATACTGTTTGCGAAGAAGCTAAATGTCCTAATTTAGCCGAATGCTGGAATAATAGAACCGCAACTTACATGATACTTGGAGATACATGTACAAGAACTTGCGGTTTTTGCGATGTTAAAAGCGGAAGACCAACATTTTTGGATTGGGACGAACCGAACCGGGTTTCCGATTCAGTAATTGAATTGGGATTAAAACATGTTGTTATAACTTCCGTGAACAGAGATGAATTACAAGATGGCGGCGCTGCGATTTTTTCTAAAACTGTTGAATTAATTAGAGAAAAAAATTCCGAATGCACCGTTGAAATTTTAATTCCTGATTTTCAAGGAAATGAAAATTCTTTTGAAATAATTATGAAAAACCCGCCTGATATTTTAAATCATAATTTGGAGACAGTTCAAAGATTATATCACGCCGTTCGTCCGCAAGCAAATTACCAAAGAAGCTTGGATTTGATTAAATGGTTCAAAAACAATGGATTGAAAACTAAAAGCGGAATTATGGTGGGAATTGGTGAGCGGAAAGAAGAAGTGCTGGAATTGATGAAAGATCTAAAGGATAATAATTGTGATATTATGACAATTGGTCAATATTTGCAGCCGACAAAAAATCATTTACCCGTTGAAAGATATGTAACTTTGGATGAATTCAAATTATACAGAGAAGAAGGTGCTAAACTTGGATTTACGGCTGTTGAATCCGGTCCGCTTGTAAGAAGCTCTTATCATGCGGAAAAGCACGCAAAATAA
- a CDS encoding 2-oxoglutarate oxidoreductase, which produces MNEKALIDDEHFEHTLRCEHAEVISPENIVYEKPGTLLDVDMHYCPGCGHGVVHRILAEVIDEMGIQSDVIGVAPVGCSVLAYNYLNIDFSEAAHGRASAAATGIKRVLPDKYVFSYQGDGDLAAIGTGETIHTCNRGENILILFINNGIYGMTGGQMAPTTLPGMKSTTSPFGRDVNTMGNPLKMTELVAMLPGTYYVTRQSVHKPGNVRKAKKAIQKAFEFQKDNKGTCFIEIVSNCPSNWKMTPIESNHWLEENMLPYYPLGDIKLPNGRS; this is translated from the coding sequence ATGAATGAAAAAGCTTTAATAGATGATGAACATTTTGAACATACTTTAAGATGTGAACACGCGGAAGTAATTTCTCCTGAAAATATTGTTTATGAAAAACCCGGTACTTTGTTGGATGTCGATATGCATTACTGTCCGGGTTGCGGACATGGAGTTGTTCATAGAATTTTAGCGGAAGTAATTGATGAAATGGGAATTCAATCTGATGTTATTGGTGTTGCTCCGGTTGGATGTTCCGTTCTTGCTTATAATTATTTGAATATTGATTTTTCGGAAGCCGCACATGGCAGAGCTTCCGCAGCGGCTACAGGAATTAAAAGAGTTCTTCCGGATAAATATGTTTTTTCTTATCAAGGTGATGGAGATTTAGCCGCAATTGGAACAGGTGAAACTATTCATACTTGCAATAGAGGAGAAAATATTTTAATACTTTTTATCAATAACGGAATTTACGGAATGACGGGCGGACAAATGGCTCCGACAACATTACCCGGGATGAAATCAACTACTTCACCATTTGGAAGAGATGTTAATACAATGGGTAATCCTTTAAAGATGACTGAATTAGTTGCCATGCTTCCTGGAACTTACTATGTTACTCGTCAATCGGTTCATAAACCCGGTAATGTACGCAAGGCTAAAAAAGCAATTCAAAAAGCATTTGAATTTCAGAAAGATAATAAGGGCACATGTTTTATTGAAATAGTTAGTAACTGTCCTTCCAATTGGAAAATGACTCCAATTGAATCTAATCATTGGCTTGAAGAAAATATGCTTCCGTATTATCCGCTCGGCGATATTAAATTACCAAATGGGAGGAGTTAA
- a CDS encoding DUF5009 domain-containing protein — MKTTNSHNSERLLSLDLFRGLTMFFLVLEGTEFYGYVKEASTEGSFFYNIIMQFHHHPWNGLRFWDLIQPYFMFIVGVAMVFSINKRLNKGVEKSQITKHIIIRSITLFFLGVILHCGYSHKLVWELWNVLTQLGFTILISYALFNLRIRYQFIFSIMLLVITEILYRYTNIAGFDQPFVIGKNFGSYIDLILMNKINGGGWVVINFLPTSAHTIWGVIAGKILISKKIDQEKFKIIAVAGIIGIITGYSLDWLGITPVIKRICTSSFVIVSGGWALLTLAIFYYLVDIKKLNKGFTIIVAVGMNSIFIYLFSQSIGGQWFNEFVNIFVFGFAQFLSVPIQFSNIINSLVVFSLELYLCYWLYRRKIFFKI, encoded by the coding sequence ATGAAGACAACTAATTCTCACAATAGCGAAAGATTACTTTCATTAGATTTATTTCGAGGTTTAACAATGTTCTTTCTTGTTTTGGAAGGGACGGAATTTTACGGTTACGTTAAGGAAGCATCAACGGAAGGAAGTTTTTTCTATAATATTATTATGCAGTTTCATCATCATCCATGGAACGGTTTAAGATTTTGGGATTTGATTCAGCCGTATTTTATGTTCATTGTTGGCGTTGCCATGGTATTCTCAATTAATAAAAGATTAAATAAAGGTGTTGAAAAATCACAAATAACAAAACATATTATAATCCGCAGTATTACGCTTTTTTTTCTTGGTGTTATTCTGCATTGCGGATATTCACATAAACTTGTTTGGGAACTTTGGAATGTATTGACTCAATTGGGATTTACAATTTTAATTTCATATGCGTTATTTAATTTAAGAATTAGATATCAATTTATTTTTTCAATAATGTTATTAGTTATAACTGAAATTTTATACAGATATACTAACATCGCCGGATTTGATCAACCGTTTGTAATTGGAAAAAATTTTGGTTCATACATTGACCTTATTTTAATGAATAAAATTAATGGCGGCGGATGGGTTGTGATAAATTTTCTTCCTACTTCGGCACATACTATTTGGGGAGTTATTGCAGGTAAGATTTTAATCAGTAAAAAAATTGACCAAGAAAAATTTAAAATTATTGCCGTTGCTGGAATTATTGGAATTATTACCGGATATAGTCTTGATTGGTTAGGAATTACACCAGTCATTAAACGAATTTGCACAAGTTCATTTGTAATTGTATCGGGCGGATGGGCTTTATTAACCTTGGCAATATTTTATTATTTAGTAGATATTAAAAAATTAAATAAAGGATTTACAATTATTGTTGCCGTTGGAATGAATTCAATATTTATTTATTTGTTTAGTCAGTCGATAGGTGGACAATGGTTTAATGAATTTGTAAATATTTTTGTATTCGGCTTCGCTCAATTTTTATCAGTACCAATTCAATTTTCTAATATTATAAATTCATTGGTTGTATTTTCATTGGAATTATATTTATGTTATTGGCTATATAGAAGAAAGATATTCTTTAAAATATAA
- a CDS encoding 2-oxoacid:acceptor oxidoreductase family protein has translation MTEEIIIAGFGGQGVLSMGMILCYSGMIENKEVSWMPSYGPEMRGGTANCIAIISDTKISSPIISKFDTVIALNQPSVDKFEKAVKQGGLLLYEANNVIHPPTRNDIEIIGIDATKEAAKMKNIKIMNMIMLGSFLQKRPIIEIKNILEGLKKVLPERYHNLIPLNEQALKRGMEMAEVSSISI, from the coding sequence ATGACTGAAGAAATTATTATTGCAGGATTTGGCGGTCAAGGCGTGCTCTCAATGGGAATGATACTTTGTTATTCAGGTATGATTGAAAATAAAGAAGTAAGCTGGATGCCTTCATATGGACCTGAAATGCGCGGCGGAACCGCAAATTGTATTGCCATTATCAGCGATACAAAAATAAGTTCTCCTATAATTTCAAAATTTGATACGGTTATTGCACTTAATCAGCCTTCTGTTGATAAATTTGAAAAAGCGGTTAAACAAGGCGGATTGCTTCTTTATGAAGCTAATAATGTTATTCATCCTCCCACAAGAAATGATATTGAGATTATTGGAATTGATGCGACAAAAGAAGCCGCTAAGATGAAAAACATAAAAATTATGAATATGATTATGTTGGGAAGTTTTCTACAAAAAAGGCCAATTATTGAAATTAAAAATATTCTTGAAGGATTAAAAAAAGTTCTTCCAGAAAGATATCATAATTTAATTCCGCTAAATGAACAAGCATTAAAACGCGGAATGGAAATGGCCGAAGTAAGTTCGATCTCAATTTAA
- a CDS encoding M48 family metallopeptidase, which translates to MWELIQANKRKSIILFVGMGTILILLGFFIGETFLGEGGGSLGILAAFLIWVLISAVSYFAGSSIILSISNATEVTKEVQPQLYNVVEEMAIAANLPKIPKIFIVNEQAPNAFATGRKPENSVVAVTAGLLSQLNRNELQGVIAHEISHIVNRDVLFMTFAGIMLGMIVIISEVFTRGYFYGGGSLNRYKNKSSSNGNEQLILIVFSIFFAITAPFLAQLLYFAISRKREYLADASAVRLTRYPEGLANALEKLSQNRFNLNSANKATAGMYIVNPLKKTGMQIEDLTSTHPPISERIKILRGMMHGADFADYQTIYNKIKNNSEQIIPNSGLKNKANIPIISQLEELTKQSKVEEKRKLGDIVMNVNGYNFYNCKCGVTIKVPPTFQGDSVKCPRCGEINVKN; encoded by the coding sequence ATGTGGGAATTAATTCAGGCAAATAAACGAAAATCTATAATCCTGTTTGTTGGAATGGGAACAATTCTTATTCTGCTTGGATTTTTCATTGGCGAAACATTTCTTGGAGAAGGCGGCGGTTCTTTAGGTATTTTAGCCGCATTTTTAATTTGGGTATTAATTTCTGCGGTAAGTTACTTTGCGGGAAGTTCAATTATACTTTCTATAAGTAATGCTACAGAAGTTACTAAAGAAGTTCAACCTCAACTTTACAACGTTGTTGAAGAAATGGCAATAGCCGCAAATCTTCCCAAAATTCCTAAAATTTTCATTGTAAATGAACAAGCGCCAAACGCGTTCGCAACCGGCAGAAAGCCTGAAAACAGCGTTGTTGCCGTTACGGCAGGATTATTAAGTCAGCTGAACAGAAATGAACTGCAAGGTGTAATTGCTCACGAAATTTCACACATTGTAAACAGAGACGTTTTATTTATGACTTTTGCTGGAATTATGCTCGGAATGATTGTAATAATTTCAGAAGTATTTACGAGAGGTTATTTTTACGGCGGCGGTTCATTAAACAGGTACAAAAATAAATCATCAAGCAATGGAAATGAGCAATTAATTTTAATTGTGTTTTCAATATTTTTTGCAATTACGGCGCCATTCTTGGCTCAGCTGCTTTATTTTGCAATTTCAAGAAAACGAGAATATCTTGCTGACGCAAGCGCGGTTAGGTTAACTCGTTACCCTGAAGGATTGGCAAACGCTTTGGAAAAATTGTCTCAAAACAGATTTAATTTAAATTCAGCTAATAAGGCAACAGCCGGAATGTACATCGTAAATCCATTGAAAAAAACGGGAATGCAAATTGAGGATTTAACTTCTACGCATCCGCCGATTTCAGAAAGAATTAAAATTTTACGCGGAATGATGCATGGCGCTGATTTTGCTGATTATCAAACTATTTACAATAAAATTAAAAATAATTCCGAGCAAATAATTCCTAATTCGGGATTAAAAAACAAAGCAAATATTCCAATAATTTCGCAACTGGAAGAATTGACTAAACAAAGTAAAGTTGAAGAAAAACGTAAACTTGGCGATATTGTAATGAACGTAAACGGATATAATTTTTATAATTGCAAATGCGGAGTTACAATAAAAGTTCCGCCAACATTTCAGGGTGATTCTGTGAAATGCCCTAGGTGCGGAGAAATTAACGTAAAAAATTAA
- a CDS encoding zf-TFIIB domain-containing protein, with product MFCPVCNNPMIVLEFEGVETDYCTNCEGIWLDSGELELFLDDSKDKQELLNSFKKGKKGSEKKRRCPICNKKMGKTRVSDDKDIVLDECKNGHGLWFDKGEILEVIREGSVDKNNRIIKVLEDMYHKKINA from the coding sequence ATGTTTTGTCCCGTTTGCAATAATCCAATGATTGTGTTAGAATTTGAAGGAGTTGAAACCGACTACTGCACAAACTGCGAGGGCATTTGGTTAGATTCCGGTGAATTGGAACTTTTCCTTGATGATTCAAAAGATAAGCAGGAACTTTTGAATTCCTTTAAAAAAGGGAAAAAAGGAAGTGAGAAAAAAAGACGCTGCCCCATCTGTAATAAAAAAATGGGGAAAACCAGAGTAAGTGATGATAAAGATATTGTGCTTGATGAATGTAAAAACGGTCATGGTTTATGGTTTGATAAAGGTGAAATTTTAGAAGTAATTCGTGAAGGTTCAGTAGATAAAAATAATAGAATTATAAAAGTTCTTGAAGATATGTATCATAAAAAAATTAATGCCTGA
- a CDS encoding T9SS type A sorting domain-containing protein, translated as MKINYLLILLLMLSIELFAQNYPEVTIKDINFVPNDSLLFYASKNTEPKSLLVGDTVIITGVVMNSPYFNADPANAEMLAAGAPSVFLQDQNNPEWGGVLFRDPSLTNEVFAVLDSGMVVKAAVEVVEYFTTTEADVISFDASNVIGISARPKPVVLTLDSLFVKGTTTPNYLAEKWEGVYVEIQNVNTSDPGIVGSGTFKIFDENNTSMVIYNKGNYIRTGFIPPTAGTSVTRIRGYIETRTGGQYGWFMLNPVYPDDIIYGESAPNISNVVRDKGVVKFNEEVMVSAKVVDEDKTSGIKSIKLNYSINNANFVAVDMTLTNLADSIWSATIPSVSDSSLIKYYISAVDSNNFSSTSPSNIERSYFYLALDRELKIQDVQYSPFGSGYSGYNGYEVTVSGQVSADTTDIQGDGANIGPQVYIQNGTGPWSGIQIFGVEANDVRRGDILKVTGIVNESFGVTRIGTLDQGVTIETSLADNFEGVQPTVISTSEINALGDGLLPAESYEGVLVKLENVTVVNDNADGESGPDMGSGGNRNFGEMFVADTSNVQMRVEVQDGTHDYNNFWDTSLENKGIRIETGNTFESITGILFYSFSNYKLVPRKNDDFAGFKTDVKNNLEIPVNYSLSQNYPNPFNPSTLISYSVPNNISSRNAKVVIKIFDVLGREVITLVNKVHSPGNYEVRFDGSNLSTGIYFYTLNAGEFFQTKKMMLLK; from the coding sequence ATGAAAATTAATTATTTACTCATTTTACTTTTAATGTTAAGCATTGAATTATTCGCGCAGAACTATCCTGAAGTTACAATTAAAGATATAAACTTTGTGCCGAACGATTCATTACTTTTTTATGCGAGCAAGAATACTGAACCCAAATCTCTGCTTGTCGGCGATACTGTTATTATTACTGGCGTAGTAATGAATTCGCCATATTTCAATGCGGATCCGGCTAATGCAGAAATGTTAGCCGCAGGTGCACCTTCAGTATTTCTGCAAGATCAAAATAATCCTGAATGGGGCGGTGTTTTATTTAGAGATCCTTCTTTAACAAATGAAGTTTTTGCGGTTTTAGATTCCGGAATGGTAGTAAAAGCCGCAGTTGAAGTAGTTGAATACTTTACAACAACTGAAGCTGATGTTATCAGCTTTGACGCTTCAAATGTGATTGGAATTTCTGCAAGACCCAAACCCGTTGTGCTTACATTGGATTCTTTGTTTGTTAAAGGAACAACAACGCCGAATTATTTAGCGGAAAAATGGGAAGGTGTTTATGTAGAAATTCAAAATGTAAATACCTCTGATCCTGGAATTGTAGGATCAGGTACATTTAAAATTTTTGATGAAAACAATACGAGTATGGTTATTTATAATAAAGGGAATTATATACGAACGGGATTTATTCCTCCAACGGCGGGAACAAGTGTTACAAGAATTAGAGGTTATATTGAAACAAGAACAGGCGGACAATACGGCTGGTTTATGTTGAATCCGGTTTATCCTGATGATATTATTTATGGTGAAAGCGCTCCAAATATTAGTAATGTTGTTAGAGATAAAGGCGTGGTTAAATTTAATGAAGAAGTTATGGTTAGCGCAAAAGTAGTTGATGAAGATAAAACTTCAGGAATAAAAAGCATTAAGCTAAATTATAGCATTAATAATGCGAATTTTGTCGCCGTAGATATGACTTTAACAAATTTGGCTGATTCTATTTGGAGTGCAACAATTCCATCTGTCAGCGATTCATCCTTAATTAAATATTATATTTCCGCTGTAGACTCTAATAATTTTTCGTCAACCAGTCCTTCAAATATTGAAAGAAGCTACTTTTATTTAGCATTGGATAGAGAACTTAAAATTCAAGATGTTCAATATTCTCCATTTGGCAGCGGTTACAGCGGATATAATGGTTATGAAGTTACAGTAAGCGGACAAGTTTCGGCAGATACAACTGATATTCAAGGAGATGGCGCAAATATTGGACCGCAAGTTTATATTCAGAATGGTACCGGTCCTTGGAGCGGTATTCAAATATTCGGAGTAGAGGCAAATGATGTAAGAAGAGGTGATATTCTTAAAGTTACCGGTATTGTTAATGAAAGTTTTGGTGTTACAAGAATAGGGACATTAGATCAAGGTGTTACAATTGAAACATCTCTTGCGGATAATTTTGAAGGTGTTCAACCAACTGTTATTTCAACTTCGGAAATAAACGCTTTGGGAGACGGATTGCTACCAGCCGAATCTTATGAAGGTGTTCTAGTTAAATTGGAAAATGTAACTGTGGTAAATGATAACGCAGACGGAGAATCAGGTCCTGATATGGGAAGCGGCGGAAATAGAAATTTTGGCGAAATGTTTGTCGCCGATACTTCTAATGTTCAAATGAGAGTTGAAGTTCAAGACGGAACTCATGATTATAATAATTTTTGGGACACATCATTGGAAAATAAAGGAATTAGAATTGAAACCGGGAACACATTTGAAAGTATTACCGGAATTCTATTTTATTCTTTCAGTAATTATAAATTAGTGCCAAGAAAAAATGATGATTTTGCTGGATTTAAAACCGATGTAAAAAACAATTTAGAAATTCCTGTTAATTATAGTCTGTCACAAAATTATCCTAACCCATTCAATCCAAGTACTTTAATTAGTTATTCGGTTCCAAATAATATTTCAAGCAGAAATGCAAAAGTAGTTATTAAAATATTTGATGTACTTGGAAGAGAAGTTATAACTTTAGTAAATAAAGTTCATTCACCGGGAAACTACGAAGT
- a CDS encoding LemA family protein — protein sequence MSGFLIFVIAVAVIAMYVVSIYNSLVRMRNQVKNAWSQIDVQLKRRHDLIPNLIETVKGYMNHEKSTLENITKARSAAVDASSVADKSKAESELSGALQKFNLVVENYPDLKANQNFLALQEELTATENKISFSRQNYNDQVLFYNNKVDTFPSNIIAGMFKFVKETFFEIQVAAEREVPKVQF from the coding sequence ATGAGCGGATTTTTAATTTTTGTAATTGCAGTAGCCGTAATTGCAATGTACGTAGTTTCAATTTACAATTCATTAGTGAGAATGAGAAATCAAGTCAAAAACGCTTGGTCGCAAATAGACGTTCAATTAAAAAGGAGACATGATTTAATTCCAAATTTAATTGAAACCGTAAAAGGTTATATGAACCATGAAAAAAGTACATTGGAAAATATAACCAAAGCAAGAAGCGCTGCGGTTGACGCTTCTTCTGTTGCCGATAAATCCAAAGCTGAATCGGAATTAAGCGGCGCTTTACAAAAATTCAACTTAGTTGTTGAGAATTATCCAGATCTAAAAGCAAATCAAAATTTTCTTGCCCTTCAAGAAGAACTTACGGCAACAGAAAATAAGATCTCATTTTCAAGACAAAATTACAACGACCAAGTTTTATTTTATAATAATAAAGTGGATACTTTTCCATCCAATATTATTGCAGGAATGTTCAAATTTGTTAAAGAAACATTTTTCGAAATTCAAGTCGCGGCTGAAAGAGAAGTACCAAAGGTTCAGTTTTAA
- a CDS encoding 3-methyl-2-oxobutanoate dehydrogenase subunit VorB, translating to MKELQLMKGNEALAEAAIRCGCDAYFGYPITPQSEVLEYLSREAENRTGMVVLQAESEIASINMVYGAAGTGKKVMTSSSSPGISLMQEGISYIACAELPCLLVNVNRGGPGLGTIQPGQSDYFQSVKGGGHGDYKLIVLAPATVQEMADFVKFGFDLAFKYRNPVLILTDGALGQMMEKVELFPQQERKFEEFNWALTGKSQTRNHNIITSLNLKAEEMEMQNIHLQNKYKEIEKNEILYELIDCEDADYLIVAYGLVARICTKAAHLAREKGIKVGVLRPITLFPYPYEIINKLAGQIKSILDVEMNAGQMVEDVRLAVNGKIPVEFYGRMGGVVPAPEEILKALEEKLVGVAV from the coding sequence ATGAAAGAATTACAATTAATGAAAGGCAATGAAGCATTAGCCGAAGCAGCAATACGCTGCGGCTGTGATGCTTATTTTGGTTATCCAATAACTCCTCAATCTGAAGTTTTAGAGTATTTAAGCCGCGAAGCCGAAAACAGAACCGGAATGGTTGTACTTCAAGCTGAAAGTGAAATTGCTTCAATAAATATGGTTTATGGCGCCGCAGGCACCGGAAAAAAAGTTATGACTTCTTCTTCAAGTCCTGGTATAAGTTTAATGCAGGAAGGAATTTCGTATATTGCTTGTGCCGAATTGCCTTGCCTTCTCGTTAATGTTAATAGAGGCGGTCCGGGATTAGGAACAATTCAACCTGGACAAAGTGACTATTTCCAAAGCGTGAAAGGCGGTGGTCATGGCGATTATAAATTAATAGTTTTAGCTCCCGCTACAGTTCAAGAAATGGCTGATTTTGTAAAATTCGGCTTTGATTTGGCATTTAAGTATCGAAATCCGGTTTTAATTCTTACAGACGGCGCACTAGGGCAAATGATGGAAAAGGTTGAATTATTTCCTCAGCAAGAGAGAAAATTTGAAGAATTCAACTGGGCTTTAACAGGAAAATCCCAAACAAGAAATCATAATATTATAACTTCTTTAAATCTTAAAGCAGAAGAAATGGAAATGCAAAATATTCATCTGCAAAACAAATACAAAGAAATAGAAAAAAATGAGATTCTTTATGAATTAATAGACTGTGAGGATGCAGATTACTTAATTGTGGCTTATGGATTGGTTGCAAGAATTTGCACAAAAGCAGCTCACCTGGCAAGAGAAAAAGGAATTAAAGTTGGCGTTTTAAGACCAATTACTTTGTTCCCATATCCTTATGAAATTATTAATAAACTTGCCGGTCAAATTAAAAGTATTCTTGATGTTGAAATGAATGCCGGACAAATGGTGGAAGATGTAAGATTAGCTGTAAATGGAAAAATTCCGGTTGAATTTTACGGAAGAATGGGCGGCGTGGTTCCCGCTCCAGAAGAAATTCTAAAAGCATTGGAAGAAAAATTAGTAGGAGTTGCCGTATGA
- a CDS encoding Gfo/Idh/MocA family oxidoreductase, which produces MNQFKRRDFLKTAAVAGLGLAVSPNLIKSQDKIKFKRSKPSGKVNIAFIGVGGRGRSHVGLVSQRQDVEITAICDVDPEAIDKTQKLLRENNRKEAAVYTNDDYAFMKLLERDDVDGVIIATPWVWHARMSVASMKAGKFTGVEVSAANNLEECWDLVNTYEETGIPLMILENVCYARESMAILKMIREGLFGEIVHATCGYRHDLREVLFNGGKQSDSGVEFGKNSLGEARWRTQYYINQNADVYPTHGLGPVATWFDINRGNRFVTLTSTATKAVGLKDYIINHPQGGEDHPNAKIKWKLGDIITSVIKTANDETIILNHDTSLPRPYSWGFTLHGSKGVWCGDFEGRRIYIEGKSPQHQWESNEKFDEYMKKYDHHLWSEEEKNAVGAGHGGIDYFTIKQFVDSVKEEKEPPIDVYDAAAWSVITPLSEVSIQNNGMPQYFPDFTRGKWMTNKRIFGIE; this is translated from the coding sequence ATGAATCAATTTAAGAGAAGGGATTTCTTGAAAACCGCTGCAGTAGCCGGCTTGGGTTTGGCCGTTTCTCCAAATTTAATTAAGTCGCAAGATAAAATTAAATTTAAGCGGTCTAAACCATCGGGTAAAGTAAATATTGCTTTTATCGGCGTTGGCGGAAGAGGACGTTCTCACGTTGGATTAGTTTCGCAAAGACAAGATGTCGAAATTACAGCAATCTGCGATGTTGATCCTGAAGCAATTGATAAAACACAAAAACTATTACGCGAAAATAACCGAAAGGAAGCCGCTGTTTATACTAACGACGATTACGCGTTTATGAAATTATTGGAACGAGATGACGTAGACGGAGTAATAATTGCAACACCTTGGGTATGGCACGCAAGAATGTCGGTTGCAAGTATGAAAGCCGGAAAATTTACCGGAGTGGAAGTTTCCGCCGCAAATAATTTGGAAGAATGTTGGGATTTGGTAAATACTTATGAAGAAACAGGAATTCCGTTAATGATATTGGAAAATGTATGTTATGCAAGAGAATCGATGGCAATATTAAAAATGATAAGGGAAGGTTTATTTGGTGAAATTGTACACGCGACTTGCGGATACCGACATGATTTGCGTGAAGTGCTTTTTAATGGAGGAAAGCAATCCGATAGCGGTGTTGAATTCGGTAAAAATTCGTTGGGCGAAGCAAGATGGCGAACTCAATATTATATAAATCAAAATGCCGATGTTTATCCAACGCACGGACTTGGACCTGTTGCTACATGGTTCGATATTAACCGCGGAAATAGATTTGTGACTTTAACTTCAACAGCAACAAAAGCCGTTGGATTGAAAGATTATATAATTAATCATCCTCAAGGAGGAGAAGATCATCCGAATGCAAAAATAAAATGGAAACTTGGCGATATTATTACTTCTGTAATTAAAACGGCAAATGATGAAACGATAATCTTAAATCATGATACAAGTTTGCCTCGACCGTATTCATGGGGATTTACTTTGCACGGTTCAAAAGGTGTTTGGTGCGGTGATTTTGAAGGGCGAAGAATTTATATTGAAGGAAAGTCACCTCAACATCAATGGGAATCAAATGAAAAGTTTGATGAATATATGAAAAAGTATGATCATCATTTATGGAGTGAGGAAGAGAAAAATGCAGTTGGTGCCGGTCATGGCGGAATTGATTATTTCACAATAAAACAATTTGTTGATTCCGTTAAAGAAGAAAAAGAACCGCCTATTGATGTTTATGATGCCGCCGCGTGGAGTGTAATTACTCCGTTATCTGAAGTTTCAATCCAAAATAATGGAATGCCCCAGTATTTCCCGGATTTTACTAGAGGCAAGTGGATGACAAATAAACGAATTTTTGGTATTGAGTAA
- a CDS encoding ferredoxin family protein: protein MAKVKGDIIIDIEKCKGCELCVEACPQDSLQRARQVNNKGYLYIVKVIDNCTGCVNCALVCPEGAITVYRKTDSGNKQIAEVKNITSDISIEVNE from the coding sequence ATGGCAAAAGTTAAAGGCGATATCATTATTGATATTGAAAAATGCAAAGGATGCGAACTTTGCGTTGAAGCATGCCCTCAGGATTCTCTTCAAAGAGCCCGCCAAGTAAATAATAAAGGTTATTTGTATATAGTTAAAGTTATTGATAATTGCACAGGCTGTGTTAACTGTGCGCTTGTTTGTCCTGAAGGAGCAATAACAGTATACAGAAAGACAGATAGCGGCAACAAGCAAATTGCCGAAGTAAAAAATATCACTTCCGATATTTCAATTGAGGTGAACGAATGA